A stretch of the Notamacropus eugenii isolate mMacEug1 chromosome 2, mMacEug1.pri_v2, whole genome shotgun sequence genome encodes the following:
- the CDR2L gene encoding cerebellar degeneration-related protein 2-like isoform X1, which produces MRRAGGMEDYSGEDEESWYDQQDLEHDLHLAAELGKTLLERNKELEESLQQMYSTNEEQVQEIEYLTKQLDTLRQVNEQHAKVYEQLDVTAQDLELSNQKLVLESKAAQQKIQSLTETIESLQTQVEELQGQVEELRSLEQLRVRREKRERRRTIHTFPCLKELCSSPRYEDAFRLHSSSMDLSPKPLERENEQLQAIVSSLRSQVSQEKQRKERAEREYTSVIQEYSELERRVCEMEGCKLRVQELEAEVLELQQMKQVKTYLLSREDNLSEALLGPLSNAPEADDPVAIGGDGTAGKDGVPSPAASPGHSVRKSCSDTALNTIMVKDLASRHMGNYILHAHSVRKRGMSILREVDEQYHALLEKYEELLSKCRQHKDGVRHAGVQTSRPISRDSSCRDFRAGEEGLGDEWGGGKQGEKSLIHHVEAVDKRLEQSQPEYKALFKEIFSRIQKTKADINATKVKTHSSK; this is translated from the exons ACCTACACTTGGCAGCAGAGCTGGGGAAGACGCTGTTGGAGCGCAACAAAGAGCTGGAGGAGTCTTTGCAGCAGATGTACTCTACCAATGAGGAACAGGTGCAGGAGATTGAG TACCTGACAAAACAACTAGACACACTGCGACAAGTGAATGAGCAGCATGCCAAGGTGTACGAGCAGCTAGATGTGACCGCTCAAGACCTGGAGCTGTCCAACCAGAAACTGGTTCTGGAGAGTAAGGCTGCCCAGCAGAAGATCCAAAG CCTGACAGAAACCATAGAGAGTCTTCAGACCCAAGTAGAAGAGCTTCAAGGACAGGTGGAGGAGCTTAGGAGCTTGGAGCAGCTGCGGGTCCGAAGAGAGAAGCGGGAGAGACGGAGAACCATCCATACCTTCCCTTGCCTTAAGGAACTTTGCTCCAGCCCCCG GTATGAGGATGCCTTCCGCCTGCATAGTTCCTCCATGGATCTGAGCCCGAAGCCCTTGGAACGAGAGAACGAGCAGCTGCAGGCCATTGTGAGCTCGCTGCGGTCCCAGGTGAGCCAGGAGAAGCAGCGGAAGGAACGGGCCGAGCGGGAGTACACGTCGGTGATCCAGGAGTACTCGGAGCTGGAGCGGCGGGTGTGCGAGATGGAAGGCTGCAAACTTCGGGTGCAGGAGCTGGAGGCCGAGGTGCTGGAGCTCcagcagatgaagcaggtgaagACTTACCTCCTGAGCCGGGAGGACAACCTGTCCGAGGCCCTGCTGGGACCTCTCAGCAACGCGCCCGAGGCGGATGATCCTGTGGCGATCGGCGGGGACGGGACAGCGGGGAAAGATGGGGTCCCGTCCCCGGCGGCTTCCCCGGGCCATTCGGTGCGCAAGAGCTGCAGTGACACGGCCCTGAACACCATCATGGTCAAGGACCTGGCCAGTCGCCACATGGGCAACTACATCCTGCACGCCCACAGCGTGCGCAAGCGGGGCATGTCCATCCTGAGGGAGGTGGACGAACAGTACCACGCCCTGCTGGAGAAGTACGAGGAGCTGCTGAGCAAGTGCAGGCAGCACAAGGACGGGGTGCGGCACGCCGGGGTGCAGACTTCGCGCCCCATCTCCCGAGACAGCTCCTGCCGTGACTTCCGAGCAGGGGAGGAGGGCCTGGGGGacgagtggggaggggggaagcaggGCGAGAAGAGCCTTATTCACCACGTGGAGGCTGTGGACAAGCGGCTGGAGCAGAGCCAGCCTGAATACAAGGCCCTCTTCAAGGAAATTTTCTCCCGCATTCAGAAGACCAAGGCAGACATCAATGCCACCAAGGTCAAGACCCATAGCAGCAAGTGA
- the CDR2L gene encoding cerebellar degeneration-related protein 2-like isoform X2: protein MYSTNEEQVQEIEYLTKQLDTLRQVNEQHAKVYEQLDVTAQDLELSNQKLVLESKAAQQKIQSLTETIESLQTQVEELQGQVEELRSLEQLRVRREKRERRRTIHTFPCLKELCSSPRYEDAFRLHSSSMDLSPKPLERENEQLQAIVSSLRSQVSQEKQRKERAEREYTSVIQEYSELERRVCEMEGCKLRVQELEAEVLELQQMKQVKTYLLSREDNLSEALLGPLSNAPEADDPVAIGGDGTAGKDGVPSPAASPGHSVRKSCSDTALNTIMVKDLASRHMGNYILHAHSVRKRGMSILREVDEQYHALLEKYEELLSKCRQHKDGVRHAGVQTSRPISRDSSCRDFRAGEEGLGDEWGGGKQGEKSLIHHVEAVDKRLEQSQPEYKALFKEIFSRIQKTKADINATKVKTHSSK from the exons ATGTACTCTACCAATGAGGAACAGGTGCAGGAGATTGAG TACCTGACAAAACAACTAGACACACTGCGACAAGTGAATGAGCAGCATGCCAAGGTGTACGAGCAGCTAGATGTGACCGCTCAAGACCTGGAGCTGTCCAACCAGAAACTGGTTCTGGAGAGTAAGGCTGCCCAGCAGAAGATCCAAAG CCTGACAGAAACCATAGAGAGTCTTCAGACCCAAGTAGAAGAGCTTCAAGGACAGGTGGAGGAGCTTAGGAGCTTGGAGCAGCTGCGGGTCCGAAGAGAGAAGCGGGAGAGACGGAGAACCATCCATACCTTCCCTTGCCTTAAGGAACTTTGCTCCAGCCCCCG GTATGAGGATGCCTTCCGCCTGCATAGTTCCTCCATGGATCTGAGCCCGAAGCCCTTGGAACGAGAGAACGAGCAGCTGCAGGCCATTGTGAGCTCGCTGCGGTCCCAGGTGAGCCAGGAGAAGCAGCGGAAGGAACGGGCCGAGCGGGAGTACACGTCGGTGATCCAGGAGTACTCGGAGCTGGAGCGGCGGGTGTGCGAGATGGAAGGCTGCAAACTTCGGGTGCAGGAGCTGGAGGCCGAGGTGCTGGAGCTCcagcagatgaagcaggtgaagACTTACCTCCTGAGCCGGGAGGACAACCTGTCCGAGGCCCTGCTGGGACCTCTCAGCAACGCGCCCGAGGCGGATGATCCTGTGGCGATCGGCGGGGACGGGACAGCGGGGAAAGATGGGGTCCCGTCCCCGGCGGCTTCCCCGGGCCATTCGGTGCGCAAGAGCTGCAGTGACACGGCCCTGAACACCATCATGGTCAAGGACCTGGCCAGTCGCCACATGGGCAACTACATCCTGCACGCCCACAGCGTGCGCAAGCGGGGCATGTCCATCCTGAGGGAGGTGGACGAACAGTACCACGCCCTGCTGGAGAAGTACGAGGAGCTGCTGAGCAAGTGCAGGCAGCACAAGGACGGGGTGCGGCACGCCGGGGTGCAGACTTCGCGCCCCATCTCCCGAGACAGCTCCTGCCGTGACTTCCGAGCAGGGGAGGAGGGCCTGGGGGacgagtggggaggggggaagcaggGCGAGAAGAGCCTTATTCACCACGTGGAGGCTGTGGACAAGCGGCTGGAGCAGAGCCAGCCTGAATACAAGGCCCTCTTCAAGGAAATTTTCTCCCGCATTCAGAAGACCAAGGCAGACATCAATGCCACCAAGGTCAAGACCCATAGCAGCAAGTGA